The sequence AAAAAACACATCTTACCGCTACTTTTATAGAATGCACTAAAAATCCCTGTGCCTAAATGACAAAAGTGTAGTCTCAAAATGTATAATACACTTACAAACATTTTTAGTCTAGATTGAGGAAAACACGTTGTATGGACTCCAAACAAGTTTATTTGCAATTAGACACCTCATGCAATCATGCACTAGCTAAAGCTGCAACTCTCAAGTCTAAaggacatttggggacaaaaaAAGTCCTAAACATTTAAGATATTTCCGTATCAGCAGCTCTGTACTTGAGCTcccacagattaaaaaaaacatacaCACCTTtataatatttacaaaaaatatttaattaaaaatattttataattacaGTAGTCTATTAAAGCATATACTTTTCTCACACTTATAGAACATCTCTATATATACACAGTATGAAATGTCACTCATTTGTCTATACAATATGTAACATTCCTGCAGGGATAAGAAAGTTCCCTGGGCCCCAATAAAATCCATCTATTTTAAACAATAGATGTCAAATATATCTACAAATGCTCTGGGAGATTAGTAAAGCTTCAAGATTCGGCTGCTCGGTCCCTTAAGAGTTACAAGGTTTCTAAAGTCTGGTTTAGGCTCGGTCCTCTATCCCGGGGCAGAGTCGCAACTTTTCCCGCTGCCACCGTGGGACACGCCGCCGCTCACAGCTGGCCGGGAACGACGAGAAGAGACGGAACCggggggaagaggggaaaggaCACGGGGAGCTGGGGACGGGGGGGGGACCGCTACGGACGTGCAAAATGGTGAAAAGGCTTGGCTCTGCCGGGGTGAAGCATGGGAACTGCTCGGGGGATTGGATGGCTCCTTCCTCCGGTgcggcggggcagggccgggccccccccgccgccgcccgccccccgcGTTGCCTCTGCGCGGCGCGGCGCCGCCGCACACCTGTGGGAGAGGAATGAATAGAGGGGGTGTGTGAACCGCTCCGCTCCAGACCGACTGGCGCCACCAACAAAACACAAGACATGCTTGATcaacaacccaaaacaaaccaggTCAAACAACAACcgcagctcccaggctgggccaggcgGAGGGAGGGATGCGCAGCTGCACGCCGCAGCCAGAGGCGCTCcgcggggggaggggggaaaccCCAACCACCCGGTAgttagggaaaataaaataaccaccccataattaaaaataaaaccccaaagccGCCTGCAAGTATTTCTCGCCGGGCTCTGGTCCCCCTTCGGCAGGCTTCCTTCCCGCAGGATGCGGAGCGGCCCCACCGAGCCCGGGCGCTGCGCTCcccccgcccgcggccccgcgcccgcccggcaCTCACCTGGGGAGCGGCGGTCAGCGGCACAGGATGCTGTCCCCCGGCTTGTTAACAGAGCCTGCCTGCGCAGCAACCAAACACGGCAAATTAACAACTGGGGAGAAACGACACGGAGACCCCCCCCATTGCCCAGACCCCCTCCTGCTCCGCGCAcccaggcactgccacagcGCCGTCGGGAGCGCTCAGGGAAGCCCCCGGGGGGACAGAGCCAAGTGGGTCACCGCAGCGCTGCGGCAAGCCCGGGGCACGCCGCTTCCCGCGCCGCCGGGCTGCCACCGTGGGTCCCGTACCGGGGAGTCGCTCCCCGATTCCCGCCCCTCCAAAGCACGCTGCGTTCCATGTGCACGGCCCCTACAGCCCCTGACGCTCGCTACACGGCGCAGAGGCTGGGAAGCAGGAACAGCGCGCCTGTTCCCGTGTGTGCGAACACGCCGGCTACAGGTACTCCCTCGAGAGGCAGTAATTACACGGCACACACCGTACGGCTGCCTGCCCGCACCGAGGGGGTGCGGGCACCCACCGCGCACCGCCGGGGCGTTCCTGCGCCCGTCCGCCCCGTCCCCTCGGCACAGCCACGGGTACGAGACTGGCGGCACATCACCGGGGCGCTCCCACGGCGGCCGGCGCCGACCATCGCGCCACGCCGCTCTGCTCCGCACGCCGCTCCCCGCGCTCGGGTATCACGCACCTCTTACCGGGTCAGTGTTCAGGGCAGTCAGCGGGGTCCGGGGGAGTGCCCGCGGGACAGCTGCCTGGGTGCAgagcgggcggcggcggctgctgccGGAGCAGCGCTGGGTGCGtctccagagccagctgcaggtCGAGGATGTAGTCGATGACGTGCTGTAGGATCTCCACTTTGCTGACCCTCTTGTTGGGCGGGATGGTGGGCACCAGCTTCCTCAGCCGGCTGTAACAGTCATTCATATCGCACTGCAGGCACAGCGCCGCCGGCTCCTCGCCCGACGGCGGGCTCCCTTTGCAGCCGCTGTGCTCGGCCAGGCACCGCAGAGCCGGgtgccccccgccgccgcccgccacGCCGGGCTGCGCCTTGCGACTGGGGTGCCGGACGGGGCTCACGGCTTTCATGGTGCcgcaaggagggagggaaaccTCCCTCTCCACCACCGCCGCttgctgctgccgccgctgcgACCTCGGGAAGCCGCGCACGCACCGCCCGCAACGGGAGCGGAGCGCGGCCGCAGCGCCTCGATGGCGTTAACAGCGGCCGCCCCGGGAACGTAACCAGAGGCGCTCGCAGAGCCGCGCCAACAGCGGCACCAGGAACCCGCCCGCTCcggaaaaaaaatattatttttcttaaaatgaagaGCCCGTGCTCAGCAGCCGCTCAGCCGCGAACACAACCACCTCAGCTGCCGCCGCTGGCCGCGCCGCCCCTTATATAgcgcggggcgcgggcggggcgggcggctccgcggcggggcccggcgaGCGCGGCGCGAGAGCAGGGGGGCGCCGCGGGGCCCCGCTCAGCCAATCAGGGCGCGGCGACCCCCAccggagcgcggcggcggccAATGGCGGCGGGGCAGGGGGCGGTGGCGCTGCGGGGGGCGGGCGGCTCGCGCTGACCCCCCCGGGGAGGAGGGGGCGGcgaaggaggaggaggaggaggcggtCCCGGGGAGGAAGGACTGCGGGAATGCGGGCGGGACCCGCCGCCCAGCGGATCCCGGCGCCGTCCCCGCGGTCCGGAGCGCAGCCCCGCGCGACCggcgccgctccccgccgcccgACCCGGACCAAGGCGGCTGTACCCgccctcccatccctcccccgATCCTTTCCCGGGAGGGTTGGCATCTCCTCGGGCGGTGATTCGCGTTTTTATCCTCTCGGTGTAGGAGACTTATTCCAGCtttacacattttcttttttttttttgagggactTGGGGACGCTGGTTTACAGGCAGTGAAAATCCCAAGCAAAACTTGAGGAGcgtggaggagaaggaaggaggagggttTAGGGActtaaagcaaagcaaagccaggGAACATTAAATTAGAGCACATAACTATTAAAAATGCATGGAGatggaatatttaaaattcctCCATGACATATAATATTAATCTGTTTTATGTAAAATTCATACCTGTAACTTAATTTGGTCCATTAATGCACCAGATCACGTATTAGTAGATGTACCATGTTTTAAATATGATGCTGGAAATGTCCAGAGTTCTGTACTTCGAGACAGAGCATTAAAATTAACAGACATATACTCCTGAGTCCTGCTTAAGTCATCTTGTGGCATATTGTAaccttttaatttaataatgcAGTGTTGAAACTTCCTGTTAATTCCTGCTAAGGATTAAGAGCCACTGCGTATTTGAATGGGACGCCGGTGTAAGAAACTTGGCGCCCGATCCTAcagatgctgcagcactgcaagctGTCCGGGAGTGAAGCAGGGCTGATTGCTTGGGCAAAGGGCTGAAGGAAGGAGTAAAGGCTGCAGGATCTGCCCCTAAGCTTGTACATCTAACCCACCAGAAGGGAAGGAATCCATAATGGTGATTAATGATTACATGTCCCCTCCAAGCTTAGTCACAACGGGTGATATATAAAGGATACAGTGGGAAGCTGTCAAAGCCAGAACTTGAATGAGGGGTGAGGCTGGATCATCTGAAGCGTATAATGAAGCACACTTGCATTCTCTCTCGCCTCTTAAAGACACGTGTTTGGAGGCTCTGCTTAGAAATACACACActcttgttttccttattttgtcCCACATTGCCACTGCCATCCATGGCAGTTAGGTTCCTCTTAGCTTAAAAGCCATGTGTGAGGTGTAAATCTTTGAGGTGTAAATCTAGACCTCGGTCTAGATGTATGCTACATGAGGAGGATGTGATGGGAAGGTGCATTTCCATCACCTGTGGGTTGGATGATCCCTACTCTGCTGTAGTCATTGGTTTTATTCAGTGAAACTCCTTGAGTTTCCTTGCAGGCACAGGCCTTAAAGCTTGTATTATGGTTACTTTGTCTGTTTCTGGAGTCCTAGCAATATGGACAGATTTGATGTgctatttaggaaaaaaaaaaaacattgtaaaTTATGGTGAATATGCAGGCTCAAATCTTGCTGGTGCCATTTAATTAAAATCGGCATGAAACTAGATACCCTGTAATATTGGGCTGTTCTGTTTGTACTGACCCCCCCCTGGGAGCTTCTCTGATCTCACTGGAAATCTCTGGGAAACCCCAATATGTAACTGGTTCCTCTCTAGTCCTCCCAAGCTAATTTGGACAGATTATttctgtacacacacacaaatgcacaCAACACACATCTTGAAGCAGCAAATCCACTGAGACCACACTGGTTCCTGAAGATGACTCAGTATTTCTGTAAACTCATGAAGAACCATGAAATGCCCCACCAGTTCTTTTTCCATCAGGCTACTTCCACCACACAGGGTACAAAGGCAAACTTGAGGGTCTGCAAGCACTGAAGTTGTGAGAGGATTGTGTGTGTTGGTGTAGCTAATGTATCACAGCAGAGATTTGTGGGAGAGGCAAAAACAGCCCACTCCTTCAACTACCCTATAAATATTCAGGGTTTTCCTCCACTAACTCCCTTTGATACTCATGAAGCTGATACATGCTAGTCGGACATGCTCGGCTGAACAATACACACCAATTCCCTGTCAACAACAGGTCTGCTTTTGCTCTCCTTGAAGTCTTTTGCTCTCCAAAATGGTGGTTTTTGTCATTGACTTAAGTGGGACCAAGTTAGCTTGGTTGCTTTTTTCAAAATGTAGGGTGGATGTGCTGAGTAAATTACTTTAGAAACAGATTGGAAAACCCAGAATATTATCCATCTAGGTGGGCATCGTAAAACTCTTCATCCCTAAAGAGGCTTGTACACAAGAAGGAGGAACAGTGGCTATTGTTCATGCTTTTGTCCCattaacagcaatatttttcatGGCGTGAGTATATAGGGATTAACACTTCCGTTTTTCACCAGACTaagtttggatttttaaataaattctgtgcATCTTTAAACATCTGGTCCCTTTATGGCTGGCTGAAGGAGTTTATCTGTCTTGGCTGgttttttctgtgctctcttCCCACCCAGAATCTTGACCCAGAGTCAAGATTCATTTCCATTGTAAGAAACTCTTGCAATATTAGCCGAAGATCCTTGATAATGCTTGATTGGACCAGTTTCATCTATTAAAATAGAATCAATGAGTTCAGACCACATCATAGGTGTTCTCTGCAGAttagaaaaatcacttttgatTCAAACCCAAAGTAAAACagttgaaaatgaaaatgtaatgaCTGGCCTTGCATGCCCATGCATCGTGAGGATAATCCCATTGAatttaacaagaatgaataatgtATTCTGAATTTGTCAGCACAAGTCTGAGTATATGAACATGCCATTGACTCCAggtgaaaaaataaacctgagaCATTGATGCTGTTTCTTGAGTCATGGCACCAGGGAAGGGGGACAGTCCATCCAAGTACAGAATGTGTAGCATTTCCTCTGACAGCACTCTGGATCCACAGATGTTTGTGCATGATATGATGCCATTGAACCAACACATTAGTTAAAATAGTCTCTGGACAGATAAAATTTGAAGGGAACACATTAAGGTATGCAGAGGGAAGCAAGCAATCAACGTGGTTACTTACACAAGGTTACTTGCTATACCTACCTTAAGAGGGCATGAAATGCACACAAATGctgaatgcatttttattcttaagCAGGTTATGAAACAGTGGTTCACTCAAGTGTCCTCGTTTCTGAGTTTGGGGCACACCGTGTCAGAGCAAGGCAGTAAAATCCCAAGCTTTCCTTTGCTGGAGGCTGATTACTGGTGTGAAAAGTTTCATCCTGGTGAGCATAAAGATACATGACACTGAGACCCCCTGCTCCTCATTCCTGTTGACTTCAGCAAGCAGCCAGAAACTCAGGAtcttggaggagctgctcaaCACCTAGAAGGGCTGATCATTAAAAAAGCATTATAAATCTCTGAATGGTTTATGGTTTATGAGGGAAATAGCAATTGATTCCTCAGCGGTGCCATTACTCTCAGCTATTGCTATCATTCAAAAGGCAATAATGTTGGTTATTTACCTTCAATTAAAATATCTAGTTAGTTGTGATGTCATTTAAAATAGCAGTATAATGTGTTTAGTGCTCCCTTATCCAACACCATAGATAAACTCCTCTTGGCAACAGGGGATAGtgatatgaaatgaaaaattgggCGGGGGAGCGAGATGGAGGAAAGACTGTGTAAATCTTTTACTGGATTATTATTCTTacatgtctgtgtgtcccttGGGCAACAGATTGGAGGTGAGACTGCAGGCTCCTTTGCAGTGACACCCCATGGACCTTCCAAATGGGTCAGGGAAGATCCATTGGGCATTCAGGGAGTAGAGAGAAGTCACCTCACTCTGCAGAGTGTACCAATGGACTGAAATCCATCTGTCTTCTGGTACCACTCCTCACCAGAAATAATTAATCACCAAAGCTCTCGATCACCAGAACTTCACCTAACACAGCCTTTTCCCCAAATCACACCAGCCATCTTCAGTACTGTTGTCCTTATATTCCTCAAACCCAGATTTTAAATACAACTCATACACTTTActaaatgtgggttttttttctcattttctggtTGTGTTCATTACAGAAATTTCTTCTCAATAAGAAAACCTAAAAGATTCTCAAGACCTTCAATTTCTCAGTGCCCCCTTGCATGaactttaatataaaataaaaagaaaaatggttgTTGATTGCTCACAATAGCTATTCACAGACAAAAGAgaattggtttctttttcttgcatgtTCTTGTAGTTCCCCAGATTAAAGCACCCTTTTTATGACTGGAGCATGCTCCTGCCCACTACTTTATTCTTCCCTTCAGGTTTGTATGCTACAAGAAAGTCACATAACAAGAGACATTATGGAGAGATGAggaacagaatttaaaaagccCTTCTCCATGGCTTGATGGTCAAGTACGGTCTTTTTTACACAAATGTGGAAATAAATgcataaggaaatattttacctCAGTTAGTGGAGGGAACCAAAGAAATACTGTGATGAGCTTCATGTCTACAAGGGTTTTTTGCTGTGCTGTCTCCAGCATGGCTGTGTTGTGGGAATTTGTTCAAAGCCACCTTGTCCCTTTGAgagtctgcagcagcagcaaacattGGTATGTCACTGACAGGCGCCCTGGCATTTGCTGGTGGTTGTATGTCAGCTGAAGGCTAATGTCATTTAAGAAGGTTGCTTTGTTCAGGTGACCAGAAacactgggttttttgggtAATGTCAGATTTCTGCATTGACTACAGCAAGCTTGTGGCAAGAAAGATAACTCATGTTGACAACCTTCTGCAATGTGGTCCAAATATAAGCAATCAAGATGCTTAttctggggaaggggaaaataattcaggaatatttggagCAGCTTCCTGAGTTACATAGTAACAGATTGAATTTAGactcttaattttattttgtgtagaTTTAGATCAGATTTATGTGCAATGTCATACCTTTTGTTTGTAGACAGAAATCCTCAGCCAATCTGCCCGAAAACTTATGGTATGATACCACCTCATgctatttttgtgtttgttatGAGTTTACATTAAGAGGTCTATAATCACACAAATAATGCAGCCTACAGGGACAATGGGCAAATCGACCTAAATTAAATAAGTATCTAGATGTGTACATGCTCATCTGCATATGTTATCATTACACCAATGatactggtatttttttttcaggggacCTGAAGAGCTTCATCAGCAAAAGCAGTCTAAGTTCATGCCACAGGAAAACCCTCAATAGCAGCATTTTGCACTAACAcaacattttacattttgaaagcTAATACAAACATGCTCATTATTTGTTCTCCGTGAGTGTTTTAAGGAATTCTTCAAAATCCtcagagtttttttttaatctttaaaataaatgttttaaattgtaaaatttaaagaaaaaatcaccTCTTTTTCCCTGACCATGAAGACAACCTTTCCCAGAGTGCAAGGACATCTAAGGTAGATGGAGAGACCTTTGCCTCCTCTGTGTGGATGTGAATGCATTGATGTGACTGTAGTCAGTTGGTTCTCAAAGTACTTCTATGTGCCAGTGTCACCTTCAGACATAACCTGCTTGCCAAATACTCATTTCCagttctgcattttgtttcatgCTAGTGACAGCCTGACAAATATGTAGGCACTATAGAAAATGGTGTTTGCTGGATTTGGTTCAAGTCAAATTGGTGCCACCACTGGGAACAGAAGTTAGAAAGGACTAGAAATTCAAATCTGGTGGTTGTGTTTGTGGAGGGAAAGCTTCTCAATGCATCTTCAAATCCCCTGACTGCAGCTATTTATGAGCCACACCATGTATTTCCCATACCTGCTGAAATCTTTGTAATCttattatctatttatttacCCACTATGGAGTTCCTGTTGCCATAACACGTGAGGCTCTACCAAGGCTTTAGTAACAGAAGCAAAAGGCTCTTCctcattcttttatttcatcttgCAGAAGGAATGCTAGAATAGCAGGAAATTACTTATAGGATGATAGCACCAGTTTAATTTTCTTATGCacttgtgtgtgtttgaaaaaaGCAGTCTGCTCAAAAGGTGAGTTTTGCATTAATTTGTAGCAGGTTGCTTCCTGTGATCATTCTTTATAGCCTGCATGGCTTCTGAGAAAGTCATCACTTAAGAAAACAAGAGAGCTCAGCTTTTGTTGACAGAAACTGCTCTTTGCAGGATTTCATGTTTAGAGAGCATGAAAAAACCATCGACAGGTAATGTCTCCTTTAGAGGCAGACAGGGTCACATCACAAGTTTAATTTCAGCAATAGTATATGCTAAAGTGACCTTATATATTTATTAGGGCAACAGGATTGTCAAATGAAAACCACTGTGTAGCACTGTGAATTTAAATCAAGATATACATTGCAGACTGCAAATGGCTGGagatgcaggaaaaagaaagatggatGTAGGGAGAATATTGGACAGTGATCCATGAAGTGCAATTCTTCACAGTTAAATATATTCTATGACTTACTAATTTTCTCTTAGAAGAAATGGGAATGAATGCTATTTTCCATTTAGGAGTAATTGTATAGTAATTCTTCATGGTTTTGCTTCTTGTACAGCGGACAAActaagcaaaattattttaaagacataTTCAAAATTGCTGTTCAAAATGCTTCAGCATGCAAATTTCTTATAgtttcactttgttttctttaagctAAATGATGTGCATATATAAGAATATTTTGGGTAATCACACAGCTTATGCTAAGTAACTATTTCAAGTTGTCCTCGATACCAGTATGTTTCTACATATTTATCTTGAAGTGttaatgacatttattttggtaatttttgcTCCACTAACGTGCTCTTTCAACACTTTAAAGAACTGATAAAATTTTATTCAAGCAAATCTCTTAATTTACCTCAATGTAGAAATTGActtgaaaagcagcacaaatccTTGCTCATATAGAAAGTTTTTCTTGAAGTTAATGAGCTTATTTGCCTGAGTAAGGATATGGATATAGGGACTGCTCAAGTGAGCAAAAGTTTCAAAACTGGATGCAAAGTCATTAGCTTACTTCAGACCAGCCTCTTGAAATAATTGCTGAACACTGAGCGCCTGAGGACTGGCTCTCAAAATGG comes from Camarhynchus parvulus chromosome 2, STF_HiC, whole genome shotgun sequence and encodes:
- the ID4 gene encoding DNA-binding protein inhibitor ID-4, which gives rise to MKAVSPVRHPSRKAQPGVAGGGGGHPALRCLAEHSGCKGSPPSGEEPAALCLQCDMNDCYSRLRKLVPTIPPNKRVSKVEILQHVIDYILDLQLALETHPALLRQQPPPPALHPGSCPAGTPPDPADCPEH